The sequence below is a genomic window from Chiroxiphia lanceolata isolate bChiLan1 chromosome 8, bChiLan1.pri, whole genome shotgun sequence.
TCCAAAGTGTGGAGGACAGCAGccagagaaaacacagctaTTCCTCAAGATGAAGGTTTTCCAGGAACATGGACTGAGCTGCTTTTGGACGTACAAGTGATTAGATTTTTGTCATCCTTGGATCACCTGCCCATGTCAGAGGCTGTCCAAATTATAAATGTGTGCCTGGGCCCAGAATccactgcagggaaagggaagctCCTGCTGACTTGCAAGATATCCCTGACCAAGACCTTTGTTTCCTAGCCAACAAACTGTCCCTCTGGACTAATGGGCTGGAGAAGCTGGCTTTGCCCCACATCATCTTCAGAGGGCAGGGAAGGTCAGTGCCCAGCCAGGGCACTGGACACTCTCCTTCTCCACTGTCCATaccagagaatcacagaatggtttgggttggaagagacatgaaagatcatctcattccaccctgctgccatgggcagggacagcttccactagaccaggttgctccaacccctgtccaacctggccttgaacacttccaaggagGTGAAACGACACATGCCTTCTTGTACAGAGGGAATTAGGAGGGGACAGTTCTGCTATTCCACTCTGTGGCTAGTAAAATACAGTAACACTTGTAAGTGGTTTTTACTGCCCATCCAGCTTATTATCTAATAAAATAAGCTTAGCATATTAAATGTTGTTGCTGTGATTTATCAAAAGACAAGAGCAATCCTTGTGTTATCCCCCTGCTATGACCCAAATGCAGGATTCCCTTGCCCTTTTTATCCTCTAAGCTCCTCTGGAGCAGGAAAAGCTTATCTCTTGCTCCAACACCACTGCACTCCTTCAAAcaccctctgctctgccaggcacGAAAGACCATAAAATATCATGTTCTTGAAAGACCATAAAATATCATGTTCTTGTAAGGAGAAAATGCACACACAGCAATGGATGTCACCCACTGGGTATTTCCCAGCTGTTTCTCCATCCCACCTGCTGAATTGCTCCCAGTAGTTTTCCTGCAAACAACAAGGGGATGCCTTGCACCAGACAGGCTTTGCTGGCCTTACAAAAAAGCATCAGGACAGATGCTCCTGTCACAGGTGACTCTGGTATGAAGCACAGAAGGCAACCACATTGAACTGAAACCATGAGGGAAGTTTTCTGGCAAGCAGAAGGTGACAGCTCACCCTGGGAGGTGGCCAGGGTGCCCCTGCTCCCACAGTGGGAGCCCTGGGGTTTTCACACCCCTGTTATCTCCATCCCACACAGAGCTGGTGGTATCACTGGCTTCATGACTATAAATTACCGATGTGGGAAATGTCAAGTCataaaactgcaggaaaagaaacctTATGAGTGTGAAATGGAAACGTTGCTCATGCTGTCCCTCGATGCAGCCTCTTGGCTCTGTCTCTCACTAGAGCCCAGTCATTTGGTTCTGCAGGGAGAAGACTCAGGAGCAAAACTCTCAGTGATTTGTGCTTCAGATCTGTTATCTGGCTCTGCATGGCAGATTGAAGAGGGAGGTTGTGCTCTGTGTTtggaactgaaaatgaaacGTGATAACATCTCCAGAGTGGAAAATTACAGAGGCTAGAAGTGAGTAAAGCCCGTAGCAGTAAGAATTAAGCTCCTGatggagccagggctgggtgcCTCGAGGTGCTGCCTTCATCTCGCCATGGCAGGCCCAGGACTCCTCTCACCTGAACTCAAAACTGTGGGGTTTAACACACTCCTGCttgaaacctgtgccaggaggaAACAACGACATGGTGGACTCGGTGTGTGAAAATCAGTGTAGAACAAAAATGCAGGAAAGAAGTCCATTTGGAAGGGAATGGATATTCTGCTTGGACAGAAGGATGTCTTTCCCTGTAACCCCTGCATTACTCTGCGTGCCACAGACCCACCTTGGAGGATGCTAAAAGCTCTTTGGCAAAGTAGAGAACAGCTCTTTATGTCCCCTCGCTGCCGAGCCCCCTCGCAGGGACGGCCCCGCCGCCTCTCACCTGGGTCATCTTGGCGAGGTCCAGCGAGGGCCGTTGCTCCTGGACCTCCTCCGGTCTCCGCCGCTTGACTCCCACCTTTTTGTCGTTGAGGACGCAGGGCTGGGAGCGGCTCCGGGAGAGCCCCCCGGCACGGCGGCCCAGCTCCGGCGTGGAGGCGGGCGTGCTGCTGGCCGAGGGCGGGCCGTACTCCGAGCAGGAGAAGCGGTCGTGCGAGCAGGACAGGGACCTCTGGATGTCCACCCGCTCTCCCCCGTGCCCGCCAGCAGCCGCTTTCCTGGGCTGGCACCCCATCCTTCCGCCAAGGGCGGGATGCTCGGCGCAGAGCGGGTTGGAGCGCGAGGGCAGGCTGAAGCTGGAGCTCCTCTGCATGGTGGCGAAGCCGTTGGAGTAGCGCTGCACGCTACCCCCGCTGTAGCACCGGCGCTTCTCCACCGGCGTCCACACCTTCGAGCCCAGGGGTCTCCACGAGGTCCCGCAGCCCGACATCTCGTCGGAAAAGGAGAGCGAGCGGCACTGGCGCTTGCTGGGGGGGGCCGAGGCGTTGCCGTGGGGGTCGCTGAGGCTCAGGTCCTTGATCAGGTTGGTGACGGAGCAGGTGCTGGTCCCCTCCCTGGGCCAGCGAGGGCCCTCCTCGCCCTTGTCCGACAAGCAGTCCCAGATGCTGGCGCCCGGCTGCTCGAGCTGAAGTGGACACTTCCTGCTGAGATCTCTCCATCTGTCATTTTCTGGttcagaaaggaggaaaaaaaacaaaaaagaaaaacaaaaaaacaaacaacacacacGCACAGGCATTAGAGTTAATTAATTCTGCGTTTCGCTTTTCTATGTCCATAAACAAAAGAGTAGCATATGGGACGTTTTCCAGTACAAATTAATTAACTCTTGGAATATGGTTTTCCGAACTGCCAGCAGAGTAGGTTGTACGGTGTAGGTGGAGAGAGAGACAAAGTGACAATCCCAGCAGGAGCAAAACTGCTAGAAGATGAAAACATGGCTTTGGATATTCCAGATTTCACTGGCTGAGGGGAATTCAGCAGTATAAAATGGTGTGGCCATTGGTTGTCTCTGTGCTAAATCACGTCTCAGATGTGGGCGGTTTGTCCTGGGTTCCTCAACCAATAACTGCCTGAAAGGCTCacaaaaactgaaagcaaagagtACAAATCTGGGACAAGATAGACCCTGGGGGACAAAATACCAGAAAGGAGACAAGAGAGGTGTGGGGATGGTCCTAATAGAAAGGGGGGTGTCCCACTGGGCACTGATCTGCCTATCTGCCTGGCATAGCACAGAAACCCCAACAAGGTCACAAGAGCCTGTGAGAAACCAAAAGCCACCCCAAGACCCATCGAGCTGTCCTGCTCTCATCCACTGCTAAAACAGCATTGCTCCAACAAAACCAACTTATCCCCACTAAGGCTCTGAGCATCTCTCCCGAACTGAGCCCAAGATAGTGTCAAACAGAAGCCATGTAAGATGTTGTTCTCTAGGTCCCTGTTGTGAGGCTTGTCATCCatctcccctccatcccccaaTATCTCTGGTCACCTGGGTGCTCTGACCCAGGTGTCCCCCTGTCCAGTTACCCCATGGAGCAGGAAGGTGCTATGGACACTGGCTACCCACACTCTCCTACTCTGTTGCTGCAACCTGGGTTTAGCATCCCCGGTGTACCTAGCACAGCCAATTGTTTGCATCTCTCTAAGAAACAAAAGGCTGagcatttatttaaaggaaCAAACTGCTTAATAGGTTCACCattcaaaaaaaccacacacttattttattcctctcttaTACAgacttaattatttatttattcctctcTATTTCATTCATCTTATTTACAGAGGAATTTGTTCCTCATGCAAATTTGGCTTTATTAAAATCTTTCAATGCAGCACAGTAAAAGATGTGCTGCATGGTCTCAGGGTCAGCATAAAGATATTCCTTTTATCAGATGGGGTTTGCAGTGCCTGAGTAAAGCTCCAAGAAACCTGGACCTCCAAAGTCTGCAGGCTGAGATGTATAGGGCTGCAGGCAGCTTCAAGGAGGAAGACTGCAAACATGGTTACAGCTGTATTcggaaatcatagaatcatagaatagaatcatagaaacacagaattgtttaggttggaaaagctgtCTGAGATCACTGAGTTCAACCATTCCCCTatcactgccaaggccaccataAACCCAtggccccaagtgccacatctacacagcttttaaatccctccagggatgaggactccACCAATGCcctggacaaccctttccatgaagaagttttccctaatatccaatctatacctcccctggtgcaatgTGAGGgtgtttcctcttgttctgtcacttgttacctgagagaagagactgacctccGCTTGGCTACACCCTCGTTTCAGTTAATTATtgagagtgagaaggtcccccctgaacctccttttctccaggctgagcccccccagctccctcagccgttcctggtgctccagacccttcgCCAGCTTCCCACCAATGACCACGTCAGAAGAGAGGATCGAGGATGATGATCTCATTCCCACACACATCCCGCTgacaacaaaagaagaaagcaaagcactgcCAAGGCTGGGCTACCCTGCACGGGCTGCTCAGGCGGACGGGGCTCTCAGCAGATACACCACTGACGCTCAACAGGAAAACCATGGTAGGACAACCCCGCCGGCTGCTGCAATGGAAAAAAGTCATCACCCAACAGACTTTCACTGGTGCCTGTTTTTGTCGTCGGCTGCTGCAAACAGAGGCCAACCGTGCCAGCCAACCGTCACTGCCAAGTTTCACATGATCGTATCTAAGCCATGCaatatttttggggggtttttgggtaTTTCCACTCCACTGAATTCAAAGCCGTACCCAGCCCGCAGCTGCAGGTACCAGCCTGATAGGGAAGATGCGGCAGTAGGGAGTGCTTTCAACAAAGGTTTCAAGTCAGGAGGTCAGATTTGGGGCCCCTTACACCACTCTTGGCCAGTTTTCCCATTTctccctgcctccagctccagccacaaacagcctggctctgcccgCAATAACCGCATGGCATTTCAACTGCTGCTCTCCTCATTTTAATAAACACAATGAAAAGTGAGAAATGTGGGCTAAACAACTTCATCTATGTTTagatctttattatttttcctctgtattaTGCTGCCAGCTGAGAGGTTTCTTAGGTCAGGTCAGcagacaaaagaaacagaaatagaagCCGATTTTTCATGGCAAGCTGCCACGATCCTCTGGCCGGAGACTGTACAAAGGGCCTTGGTGAGGAGGATACGGGACACCTTCCTCTTTCACCTCTGCTTCAGCACAAACAGCTATAAATCTTCCAAACCTTGCAAAGAAAATGGTAATAGCACCACTATCCCCAGCCCCAGCTTCAGGTTAATTTGCCTTTCCCCTTGCACCATGAAaggtggcacagcctggccccCCCAGTCCCATGGACATCACTGACCAGTCCCAAAGTGGCAAATACTCCAGAAAATGGGTTTTCAGTGCAAACAGAAAGCAGGTTTCACTGAAACAGTTTGAAAATTGGGTTATCTGAGGGCTGAAGGTGTAATTAAAGAACTCTGGAAAGCCTTAttgaggaaaagcagctggtTTTCTGCTCAAATTTTTAAGAGTAAGATTCCCATCCTGCGCACACTGATAACAATAATTGCACTGGAGCCATTAATTCTACTGCAGTTAAACAtgtattaattttcttaaattacaaACCTCAGCCTGGTTTACCCTGAGGCAGTAATTTGTTCCAGGATAAAACCCACCATAAGAACCCCTTGATTTGCAAGTGAGATGTTTCACTGGGAAACTCTCCTTTGCCTATTGGAAAATGACGGGGCAACCAGAGCACAGTGTAAGTGCGACTCGAGGGACTTCCCTCCTGCTTAAACAAGCCCTTCTTGGCTGTGAGTGTCCTCGAATGAAACAGCACCTTACTTCTGGATTTTGACttaaaactgcaaaaacaaacactaacaCCTCAGCAACATCCACCTGTTCTCTCATGTAACCTTCACCGCAACAAACGAAGCCAGTGGTCCAGGGCACGAGGCACTCGTGGGCTCGAGTCACATCCCAAAATCAAGGAGATGAGTGTTGTCCTCCACACAGCCCCGAGAGCTTTGCACAGCCCCCACAGAGAGCAGGATCCATCCTCAGAGCATCGCAGCCAGGCTTCCAAATGCTGAGCTCCAGGTTTTACAGGAGCAGCGCACGGACACGTCGGGCACTTTGCAGCTCCAGGACGGCCCCAGGCTTTTTAAATGCTCCTCTGGTGACACCAAGTAAATTTTAATGATCACTCTCATAACCACAGAGAAGGGTGTAAAACCAAAACGCTGACACAACTTTAACTACAGCGACACAAATGTGCTGctataatatttttacagttcttttttATACATAATGCATGATCCTTCTGCTCAAGTCTCCTCTACGTTCTTTTCCCGtgaaataatttacattaaTACATAATTTATTACAGCAACTTGTAAAGCAATTAGAGGTTTCAATCAatttttcttatcctttttGGCAGATAAATTCTGTTTGGATCTTAACCCAAACATTTCTCTCCACACAGGTGTGCATCCAATTCCCTTTTTTCACATGTTGTTCAGGTTGGATTTTGGTCTCACAATCCCCATGCATGGTGGAAAGGCAGCCTGCATTTTCCACTGCCCCCTGTTTACGTTCAAGAGATAATTTCTAAATGTGGAACACATTTAATGGCTGTAATTAGCTGATGGCAGTGCCATAGagccttcccagcacagaaataagaggaaaatatgaTGCACAGACTGTGCTTCAAtgggaaatgaaaacaatggCCCCAAAATCTACTCTGGAGAATAAACACACCTGTGGGCTGCAGGTTGCTCGTGCCAACAGCCTGCATGGGGGAGGGAAATTCCCCACCTCGATGGCAAAATGTGCCCTGGTGAGGTCTCCCGGCTCCAGCTACACCTCACCAGGATTCCTTGTGTGGCTTATTCTCTTTGTGGGTTGCCTGTGCTTGAACATGCATCAAgatgctgctctgcactgaaggcctttccaaaaaaatgccccaaaattCCAGGAAAGCCTGGTTCAGCAATAGGAGACATGCAAGCCCAGCAAGTGGTTTCAGGATGCAACCAAGGGGCATCAtctggacttgatcttggaggtcttttccagccttaatgattctatgagttggcttttcttatgttttcttgGCTTTCTTCTGTCATCCACACAGGGTGAAAAACCACTTCCAAGTGAGAGGTGTGCAACAGTGAACCCAAGGCTGCAACCCCTGGCACACTTGGAATGATGGTGTTGCCAAATGGTGCTGGTGGAGAAGAGTCCCAAAGGACAGACAAGCTGACCTGTGTGCTTTATCCATCACCCCACTCTGCCACAGTGCCCTGCAAGGACAAATTCTGAGAGTGCTCTCCCAGGGAAAAAGGAAGTGATGGTTACTTTGAAGAGCACTTCACAGCAGACGTATGCAGGATCTGTTCCCAACGGGAACAGGAAtctgttccctcctcctcccttttaCAACCAGGGCTGTGCATGCAATGCCACTCCAGGACTCTGATCCTGCAGCCACAGCGACTGCATGAGCAAGCACCTTGTTCCAGCCTTAATAAAACCCTGACTGCAGCTCACCTCAAAGATAATTTCTTGCTTACACAGAAAACAGGAGGCCACAGCTGTCAGCACACGCCCACTGAGCTTCTCTtacaaggccaggttggacagggcttggagacacctggtctagtggaaggtgtcgcTGCgcgtggcaggggggttggaatgagatggtctttaatgtcccttccaacccaaaccagtcagtgattctgtgatacatgACTGGACTAGTGCAACCTCTGGTGCTACCAACTTGGATGCTGAGCGCTTCTTACGTATCTGCCAGGGAAAAGTCAGTCAATGCTGCCAATGCCTTGTTAAGATATCgtaaattttcttctgtcattcacgcaaaaccagaaaaatttcaCTATAGGAAGTCAAAAATAGTAGAATtgcagaatggtttgtgttggaagagaccttcaagaccaaccagttccaccccctgccacagacagggacaccatccactatcccaggttgctccaagccccatccaacctggccctgaacaattccagggatggggcagccacagcttctctgggcaacctgtgccaggacctcaccaccctaATGCCCCAACTTTCTAATATGTCACCTTCTTTCTCTAGCACAGACACCAATATATTCACTGTGAACATGCGATGGAGACTGCTGGGGaatgaaagggggaaaaggacaATTCTTACCCTCCCTGGTGTTTCAAGGACCCAtcaaggagaagggaaaacagaaattattgaATTTATACTTTTAGGCATTTCATCTTCTATGTTCCTCCAGGCAAAGGACTATATAAAGATAACCCAATCTTTTTAGTAATTACTTCATCACACCAGTAGGGCTATTCCTCATAaatcttaaaaatcaaaagattATTTAGGTCACCTTGAGAAGTGGATCTAACATTGCATCATCTAATATCAAGTCTTTAACAATGTTTACTCAATACATTGAGTTCTATTACAACCAATAATCCTTTTTCAAATTCTTGTGGCATTTAGTACCTTACAAGGGAACTCCAGGGTTTGGATGATGCCCTCCCTGGCAGAGCATGGGCTTCCCTGCCCCCTGGTCACCAGGACCAGACATGAGCTGCCTTCCTGCCCAAAGCTGTCCTCACCCCAGAAGCACCAGGAAAACCCTGTTCTAAGATCCTCAGCCTCTTCTGGTTAAAACCCCAGAAAATTCAGCCAACCTCCCTCCAAACCCCCAGTATCTTACATGACTCTATGAGTCTCAGTCTCCCATTGGCTGTGCTACCAGTCCAAACTTCACTGTGTTTATTTATCTCAGTGCTTTCCACCAAGAGGAACTTGGCCCTTTGGCCTGAAATATTGCCCCAGTTTTGCATTTGGTGCTGTAATAACCATGGGGCTTATTTAAGAAATCAAGCAAGTTTTGATAGTGGATTAGTCTGTGATCATGGCTCATGTTTGGAGGCATCAAGAACACTCAGGAAAGACGCCTGAAATGAAACCCAAGCCAACTAATGGCCTTCCATGTTGGAGAGAAACAGGCTCCTCTTGACTGGCATGGTGAAGACCATTACAGGGCAAGCTGAGGTCAAGGAGGTGACATTCAGTTCCCTCAGAAAGAGGATGATTTGGCAGACACAGAAGACCATCACAGCACCAGGAAGATGCAGAAGGCTTTGTAGAAGCTCTTAAAAGACCAACTGCTTTTCAATTAGGCAGAGACTCAACATATCTGTTGAAGAGCCTGCCAGTGCCACAGCGCAAGACAAAACCATCTGATTTGGGTCCTTTGTTCCTCATTCATGTTTGACAGGCCAGAGAAAGGGAACAGGCTGTCTCTACCCTTTCTTGACTTTGATGCTTGtgattttcatctgaaaaaaaaccccaaatgctCTCCAtctcccctgcacccccaatTGACTGGAGCTATCAGAGAGCTTGGGAGACATCTCCTGTCAATGCATGTGCCCGGCTCTCATTAGCGCTAATGAGACTTGTGTCCATGAAGAGAAGGGGCAGCCTCTTTGTAAAGTATTGGCTTTCACAGCAAGTAGCTTGGCTCAAACCTGACCTACAATTTTAATTGGGTTTTGAGACTTCGCCCAGTGTCTGGCTCCCTGCTACGAACGCCAAAGAGCTAAACCTAACAGCACATCCTCTGGCACTATCAGTTTTCAGGATCACCAACCAAGGCACAAATCCTCCATCAATTTTGGTGGCTGTTCAGCATAAAAATTGATAGCAAGCTCAACATAAAAGGCATCAAACATCCTGTATCGTGGTTACTGCCAACGGCAAAAGTAAGTCATTTTCCTTTACTGTTTGAGGGCTGTCCAAACACTTTGTGCCAAGTGGTGGAACATTTTGGTGATAATACTGTTATTTATTACTTGCATCGTGCAAACATTCAAGAGCCACGGTCATGGGCTGGGTACTCAAACTCAACCTCAGACCCCAAATGTTTATAATCTCTCTGGATGAGTTACtctaaaaataagcaaatatatcaaaggggaggggaaaggagacaAGCAACTCCCTCAGCAATGGCAACAGGGCACCTCTGGGGAGCAGAGTGGCACAGGCGTGATGGCCACCACCAGTGGGTGGTGGGGTGGGTGCCCCTCTGTTCCCACTGTGTGGGACAGGGTGCCCACCCCAGAGTCTGCAGGGCAGTGCTTTCTGGAGACATCCAGCTAGTCAGGACATCTTCCCGCCCATCGCTATGAGGAAGCGGGAGTGGAGGTGGAGTAAATACAGACAGAAGTTTCTGTTACTTACCCATCACGCCACAAGAGAAGAGGGTAGGTCCTTGACTCATCTTTGGAGTGTGCTGCAAACAACCAGAAAAACTATTCACTTCTCGCAGACTCGACCTGGGCACCAGAAACCTCCCTGCCTCGGCAAAGCGGAGAGGAGAACCTTGGGAGCCTGCCACGGTCTGGCTTTGGCAGGGACGAGGGGACAGACCCACTCACCTTCCctcaacaaaaccaaacttaATTAAACGCTGTGCAGAGTCGTTGTCAAGGCCTGAGCTTGCAGATCATGGGTCCTGCAGTTAGTCCTTACCCATAGGAATAGCTGCAGAGAGGTCCCCACTCCCGGGACCCAAAACACCAGAAAGTGGGAGCTGCATCTTAGTGGTAATTCTGGATTAGgcaagaaagcagcagcagtggtatCTGAACCACATCCAAGCCCATTAAGGCCCCCTTGTCTAGGTACAAAGCAGccatttagtttttttaaacataaaatgtgtttctaaGGCAAGGCGCTCTCACCTCAGCATTTCTGGGGAGTCTGCACTTGGATTGTGCTGATTTGCACTAAAAATAGGGAAAAGTGCCACTATATGAGTACAAAATAATCCCAGTTgctttttacacttttttttttccccaagaattTTCCTCTTGACAGCATAAGAGACACCATCAGACTTCTAAAAATGAGCATGGATGGTTTTACATATAATAAATCAATATGTCATCTGCAGCTGCATGCCATTTCAGCTATGCCTGCAAAAACACACTTTCACACTAATTGTTCTTTTATTATCCCTAAAAATATCCATATTCTGGCTTCTGAAGTGTCTATCCTGGCAACACCATGCCATCTGACCGAAGTTTTACATCATCTGAGGGGAGCACCAGCACGGCCTCCACGTTCATCTGCGCTGCCATAATTGTGTTTTATCTGGCATTAGGCCACTGCATTCACACCTCCTCTCTCTGATCCATGTTTTACACGTTGCCTGCTCTCAtaaccatggaatcacagaatgcaaGGGAGCTTAAAGaccatttagttccaaccccctgccatgggcgggaccttccactagcccaggttgctccaagtcccgtccagcctggacttgaacacttccagggatggggcagccacaggttctctggacaacctgtgccagtgtctccaGTGCATGCTGAGGATCATCatgatcatcatcatcatcatcataataGTGTACCAAATGGTGGCATCTGCCTGTACAGAGCAATCCAATAAAGGATCCCACTTCATATACAGAATGCTGTAAATATATAGAGGGATGTGGAGGCAGAAAGCAACTATGGGGTGTTAGATGTGGTGAAGGTAAATAACAGTCAGTCACCTTCTTTGGAGCATGTGCCACTTTTCTAGGTGCAGTAAGGATATCTCTATCTGCCAAGCCCCACTCTAGGAAGTGGCAGGTAGAATTAATCAGGGGTTAGAGAGGACAGGCAGCTGTCTCCAAAGAGTGGCCAAAGTGGAGCAAAGATGGAAGTGGGAAAAGTCCCAGAGAaggcagtggctgtgccagAGCATATTTGTGTGCCAGCCTCAGAGACCAGCCACTGTCTGCAAATacaggagggagaggaataCAACATATGTCCCATATTGAGTATAATTACCATTTTGTAAGGATTTTGTGCTTATACCAAATCGGGCACTGAGCCAAATGAGCCCAATGGCTGCTGGCAGGGGTTATTGCCCCATTGCTCggacatttatttcctttcagttttgctttttggcCTTGCCCACAGAGCCAACGGAAAAACTCTTGCTTTCTTTGGTGGATCAGGCCTTCCTGCGATGGTCTGCCACAATTTAACAGCTCAGGCAACCCAGCAACTCCAGTTGTGTACCCAGGACTATCACTGCACTACCgccccagccccagagctgcgGGAAGCACTCAGCAAACACGGGAGGGCAGTTTCGTGTCACAGCTCTGCATCTCTGCTGTCTGCCATCAGACAGCCCAAGCACCCACCCCTTCTTGTAGGGAAGGAACTACTCTCATCTGCCTCTCTGAAGCCAGTTCCCCTTCCCCCGCCCCACACACCTCCTGGGATACAACCAGCATCAGATGCTCATGCTCCCCCCTCACCAccctgagcagcagccacaggagatGCTACCCTCCCAGCAGGAGCTAACACTAGAACAAGGATACTCTTTTAATATATCAAAATCCTCCCAAAATTTCACCCTTTTAAGGCAGGATTAAACACTGCCCCTGGCTTGCTCACCTTCTCCTCTGCTGTTCACTGCCAGGACAGACTGCCTTCCCTAGCACACTGCGCTAGCTGCCCGGGGAGCCCAGCTGGACAGTTTGTCATCCTCAGCAAACCGAggcatttatatttcttttaggTTCAAAATGCCCATTTATGGCTAATCCTGCCAGATGCTTCCTGCTGTGTTCCTTGCATGCCCTTATCTGAGACTCTCAGTGCACCCTGCCCTCCGGTCTAATTTCTTCTCAGACCATGACCATCTCTCCAGGAGGACAGAGGAACAAGTGTCCACAACCAGCCTTGCTCTGGGTTCTCTCAGATGGCTCTCCATCACCCTGCacctcttccccctgccccactCCCGACCCCCATTTGCTCTGATCCTGCCTCCAGAGGTGTTGTCCCCTATTTGCCCCACCATAGGTATGTTCAGCCCTACAGCCTTGCTCACCCCTCACAGCATCCTTAATCTGTTTGTTGCCCttcatttgggtttttgttgttgcctGCTCCTTCAGTGTGGTTGGATTTGCATCTCTCCAGGCTCCCAGTGAAATTAAAAGTACCACAGCACTGCCCTTTGCCATCTCCCACTTAATCCTGCTCCCTACTTGCTCATTCTCCTATTAAAGATGAACATCTGTTCACTGTTGTTCACAGCAACTTCTCACCTGTGTTATTCACAgcattgatttgtttttttcctactgtttaTCCCACTGCATGCTTACTGAAATCCACATATGCAAAAGCCACAGCACTCCAGTCATTTACTAATCACCTGCTCCTTGGATATTAATGCAGCTCGGTAGAAATCAGTGCTACAAACCACCTAAAgatccagccctgcagcacagaaaagaattaTTATAAAGTTACAGCCAAGTTCTCAGCAGTATAATGGTTTTGAACACAGAATTCACAAATCTTACCAGCTCAGTCCTGCATGTTACGGAGTCAGCACCTTT
It includes:
- the FAM53B gene encoding protein FAM53B, translating into MVMILTKTRENKGADSVTCRTELHTPKMSQGPTLFSCGVMENDRWRDLSRKCPLQLEQPGASIWDCLSDKGEEGPRWPREGTSTCSVTNLIKDLSLSDPHGNASAPPSKRQCRSLSFSDEMSGCGTSWRPLGSKVWTPVEKRRCYSGGSVQRYSNGFATMQRSSSFSLPSRSNPLCAEHPALGGRMGCQPRKAAAGGHGGERVDIQRSLSCSHDRFSCSEYGPPSASSTPASTPELGRRAGGLSRSRSQPCVLNDKKVGVKRRRPEEVQEQRPSLDLAKMTQNRQTFNSLTCLSAAAEEGSQRPPGPPPWSAAPRSPEVMPGRTPACTPVPEPPRPQPEDPRASRDDLSCEEEEEGGGKEEDRVTWRSSGTGAESLFQLDGEIDIEQIENN